Proteins from a single region of Hordeum vulgare subsp. vulgare chromosome 6H, MorexV3_pseudomolecules_assembly, whole genome shotgun sequence:
- the LOC123401198 gene encoding probable RNA-dependent RNA polymerase 1 isoform X1 encodes MGGKTIQVSGFPSTVNADHVKDLLEQIVGTGNVFAVKLRPPKNISANSRSFAIVQFQSEAHASLVLNAAQRNALRSGSHYLKARYAERDIVPRPRTTIFNLQGAKLHFGCLLKERVLSVLWSGTDVSVEFGFAMKRIDFCLIYNSKKYKLELSYESIWEIQLHRPPGLQKKFLLIQVQAAPKIYEQNIRLSGSMYDDPLFNYFRDDTDDQWTRTTDFTPSASIGQSYILCLELPHICYLPNIREYFVYYEVHNDIFNLQPGYSYSSNTCFVPVVKSHYFTDVPYEILFKINHLVQNGTLSGPTLDDNFYRLVSPGYERIDRIKRALEKMSYLKKTCLNPTNWLSEQYKKMRRSRVLTSPNITLDDDGLVYVYRVQITPAKVYFYGPEINVSNRVVRNYAADLDNFLRISFVDEDCEKLRSTDLSQRSAPGNNTRRTALYNRVLSVLSNGITIGDKHFDFLAFSSSQLRDNSAWMFASRPGLSASDIREWMGNFRNIRNVAKYAARLGQSFSSSTETLKVHKYEVKEAPDVTNGTEYVFSDGIGTISADFADEVSKKCNLTRFTPSAFQIRYGGYKGVVAIDPTSQWKLSLRKSMSKFQSDNITLDVLAYSKYQPCFLNRQLITLLSTLGVIDSIFELKQQEAVQQLNRMVAEPQAAIDAIELMPMGEITNIVKELLLCGYRPDVEPYVSMLLQTFRASKLLELKTRSRIFVPKGRAMMGCLDETRTLKYGQVFIQASNSADDRGKSVVTGKVIVAKNPCIHPGDIRILQAVHSPLLGHMVNCVVFPQLGPRPHPNECSGSDLDGDIYFVSWDPDLIPTRMVAPMDYTPAPTETLDHDVMIEEVHEYFTNYIVNESLGIIANAHVVFADRQSLKAESTQCIKLAELFSIAVDYPKTGVPAQIPHELHVKEYPDFMEKLDRATYVSEGVIGKLYREIKKQNPHIRHFTKDVATLSYDTDLIVDGYQDYITEAVWFKEEYDFKLGNLMEHYGINSEAEIISGCILKMAKNFTKKSDADAIRLAVKSLRKEARSWFSEMGSDESGDGHKALVAKASAWYHVTYHPQYWGCYNEGYDHRPHLISFPWCVYDKLILIKQKKNIARKMLDLQNRMRRNTILG; translated from the exons ATGGGCGGCAAGACTATTCAGGTGTCAGGGTTTCCTTCAACTGTCAATGCTGACCATGTCAAGGATTTGTTGGAACAAATTGTTGGCACTGGCAACGTCTTTGCGGTCAAGCTCAGGCCTCCCAAGAACATCTCTGCAAACTCAAGATCTTTTGCCATTGTTCAGTTCCAGTCTGAGGCACATGCTTCGCTGGTGTTGAATGCGGCCCAACGGAATGCACTTAGGAGCGGAAGTCATTATCTGAAGGCCCGATATGCAGAGCGTGACATTGTTCCGAGACCAAGAACTACGATTTTTAATCTACAGGGTGCAAAACTGCATTTTGGCTGTCTTCTGAAGGAAAGAGTTCTATCTGTTCTGTGGAGCGGAACAGATGTTTCCGTTGAGTTTGGATTTGCTATGAAGAGGATTGACTTTTGCCTGATCTACAACTCGAAGAAATACAAACTTGAACTCTCCTACGAGAGCATATGGGAGATCCAGCTTCATCGTCCACCTGGGTTGCAAAAAAAGTTCCTTCTGATTCAG GTTCAGGCTGCTCCGAAAATTTATGAACAAAATATACGCCTCTCTGGTTCTATGTACGATGATCCTTTATTCAACTATTTTAGGGATGATACAGATGACCAGTGGACCAGAACAACTGATTTTACTCCGTCAGCCAGCATTGGGCAATCATATATCCTATGTCTGGAGCTACCACATATTTGTTATCTCCCGAACATCCGAGAGTACTTTGTTTACTATGAAGTACACAATGACATCTTCAATCTCCAGCCTGGATATTCATATTCTAGCAATACTTGCTTTGTTCCAGTTGTGAAATCTCATTATTTCACTGATGTCCCCTATGAGATACTCTTTAAGATCAACCACTTGGTTCAGAATGGGACACTTAGTGGGCCAACACTTGATGACAACTTCTACCGTCTGGTCAGCCCAGGATATGAACGTATTGACCGTATAAAGCGTGCACTTGAAAAGATGTCGTACCTAAAAAAGACTTGTTTGAATCCAACAAATTGGTTATCTGAACAATACAAAAAAATGCGGAGATCACgcgtgttaacatcaccaaacataaCTCTGGATGATGATGGGTTGGTATATGTTTACAGAGTGCAAATTACCCCTGCAAAAGTGTACTTTTATGGTCCTGAGATTAACGTCTCGAATCGTGTTGTGCGGAATTATGCTGCTGATTTGGATAACTTCCTTCGGATTTCGTTTGTTGATGAGGACTGTGAGAAGCTCCGTTCAACTGATTTATCACAACGCTCTGCTCCAGGAAATAATACAAGGAGGACTGCTCTTTATAACAGAGTTCTTTCGGTCCTTTCAAATGGCATCACTATCGGTGACAAGCACTTTGACTTTCTGGCATTTTCTTCAAGCCAGCTCCGAGATAACTCTGCATGGATGTTTGCTTCTCGGCCAGGGTTATCTGCCAGTGACATCAGGGAGTGGATGGGGAACTTCCGTAATATTAGAAATGTGGCAAAGTATGCTGCCAGGCTTGGTCAGTCATTTAGTTCCTCAACAGAGACTTTGAAAGTGCATAAGTATGAGGTGAAAGAAGCTCCAGATGTAACAAATGGTACAGAGTATGTATTCTCGGATGGAATTGGAACCATTTCAGCAGATTTTGCAGATGAAGTGTCTAAGAAGTGCAACTTGACCCGCTTTACTCCCTCCGCTTTCCAAATAAGATATGGAGGTTACAAAGGTGTTGTTGCTATTGATCCAACATCACAGTGGAAATTATCTTTAAGAAAAAGTATGTCAAAGTTTCAGTCAGATAACATCACCCTAGATGTCCTTGCATACAGCAAATACCAGCCATGTTTCCTGAACCGGCAGTTAATCACTCTTCTTTCGACACTCGGAGTCATAGATAGCATATTTGAACTGAAACAACAAGAAGCTGTGCAGCAGTTGAACAGAATGGTAGCTGAACCACAAGCTGCTATTGATGCAATTGAGCTTATGCCCATGGGAGAAATTACCAACATTGTTAAAGAGTTGTTGTTATGTGGCTACCGGCCTGATGTTGAACCATATGTTTCTATGCTTCTACAAACCTTTAGAGCATCCAAGCTGCTAGAATTGAAAACGAGGTCAAGGATATTTGTCCCAAAAGGACGAGCAATGATGGGATGCCTGGATGAAACCCGCACACTGAAGTACGGACAGGTATTCATTCAAGCTTCTAATAGTGCAGATGACCGTGGAAAGTCTGTCGTAACTGGAAAAGTTATCGTTGCCAAAAACCCTTGCATCCACCCTGGTGATATCCGTATTCTCCAGGCTGTTCATAGTCCTCTTCTGGGCCACATGGTTAACTGTGTTGTCTTTCCACAGCTGGGGCCAAG GCCTCATCCTAATGAATGTTCAGGGAGTGATCTTGATGGGGACATCTATTTTGTTTCATGGGACCCAGATCTCATTCCAACTCGTATGGTGGCGCCTATGGACTATACTCCAGCACCAACAGAAACATTAGATCATGATGTTATGATTGAG GAAGTACATGAGTATTTCACAAATTACATAGTTAATGAGAGTCTGGGAATCATTGCCAATGCACACGTAGTCTTTGCGGATAGGCAAAGCTTGAAGGCTGAAAGTACACAATGCATTAAGCTGGCAGAGCTCTTCTCCATTGCTGTTGATTACCCAAAGACAGGAGTGCCGGCTCAAATTCCGCATGAACTACATGTGAAGGAGTATCCAGATTTTATGGAGAAGCTCGACAGGGCTACCTATGTATCCGAGGGAGTAATAGGGAAGCTCTACCGGGAAATTAAGAAGCAGAACCCTCACATTAGACACTTCACAAAGGATGTGGCAACGCTGTCTTATGACACTGATTTAATAGTTGATGGCTACCAAGACTACATTACCGAAGCTGTGTGGTTCAAGGAAGAGTATGACTTCAAGTTGGGTAATCTGATGGAGCACTACGGAATAAATAGCGAGGCTGAGATAATAAGTGGATGCATCCTTAAGATGGCAAAGAATTTTACCAAGAAGAGTGACGCCGATGCTATCAGACTGGCGGTGAAATCTTTGCGGAAGGAAGCAAGGTCATGGTTCAGTGAGATGGGTTCAGATGAGAGCGGAGATGGCCACAAGGCCTTGGTCGCCAAGGCATCCGCTTGGTATCATGTTACCTATCACCCACAGTACTGGGGTTGTTACAATGAAGGATATGATCACCGGCCACACCTCATCAGTTTTCCATGGTGTGTCTATGACAAGCTGATTCTCATCAAGCAGAAGAAGAACATTGCCAGGAAGATGCTCGATCTCCAGAACAGAATGAGACGGAACACAATATTGGGCTGA
- the LOC123401198 gene encoding probable RNA-dependent RNA polymerase 1 isoform X2, translating to MGDPASSSTWVAKKVPSDSEISDNLSWRNVSVSQVQAAPKIYEQNIRLSGSMYDDPLFNYFRDDTDDQWTRTTDFTPSASIGQSYILCLELPHICYLPNIREYFVYYEVHNDIFNLQPGYSYSSNTCFVPVVKSHYFTDVPYEILFKINHLVQNGTLSGPTLDDNFYRLVSPGYERIDRIKRALEKMSYLKKTCLNPTNWLSEQYKKMRRSRVLTSPNITLDDDGLVYVYRVQITPAKVYFYGPEINVSNRVVRNYAADLDNFLRISFVDEDCEKLRSTDLSQRSAPGNNTRRTALYNRVLSVLSNGITIGDKHFDFLAFSSSQLRDNSAWMFASRPGLSASDIREWMGNFRNIRNVAKYAARLGQSFSSSTETLKVHKYEVKEAPDVTNGTEYVFSDGIGTISADFADEVSKKCNLTRFTPSAFQIRYGGYKGVVAIDPTSQWKLSLRKSMSKFQSDNITLDVLAYSKYQPCFLNRQLITLLSTLGVIDSIFELKQQEAVQQLNRMVAEPQAAIDAIELMPMGEITNIVKELLLCGYRPDVEPYVSMLLQTFRASKLLELKTRSRIFVPKGRAMMGCLDETRTLKYGQVFIQASNSADDRGKSVVTGKVIVAKNPCIHPGDIRILQAVHSPLLGHMVNCVVFPQLGPRPHPNECSGSDLDGDIYFVSWDPDLIPTRMVAPMDYTPAPTETLDHDVMIEEVHEYFTNYIVNESLGIIANAHVVFADRQSLKAESTQCIKLAELFSIAVDYPKTGVPAQIPHELHVKEYPDFMEKLDRATYVSEGVIGKLYREIKKQNPHIRHFTKDVATLSYDTDLIVDGYQDYITEAVWFKEEYDFKLGNLMEHYGINSEAEIISGCILKMAKNFTKKSDADAIRLAVKSLRKEARSWFSEMGSDESGDGHKALVAKASAWYHVTYHPQYWGCYNEGYDHRPHLISFPWCVYDKLILIKQKKNIARKMLDLQNRMRRNTILG from the exons ATGGGAGATCCAGCTTCATCGTCCACCTGGGTTGCAAAAAAAGTTCCTTCTGATTCAG AGATTTCGGATAACCTCAGTTGGAGAAATGTATCCGTTTCTCAGGTTCAGGCTGCTCCGAAAATTTATGAACAAAATATACGCCTCTCTGGTTCTATGTACGATGATCCTTTATTCAACTATTTTAGGGATGATACAGATGACCAGTGGACCAGAACAACTGATTTTACTCCGTCAGCCAGCATTGGGCAATCATATATCCTATGTCTGGAGCTACCACATATTTGTTATCTCCCGAACATCCGAGAGTACTTTGTTTACTATGAAGTACACAATGACATCTTCAATCTCCAGCCTGGATATTCATATTCTAGCAATACTTGCTTTGTTCCAGTTGTGAAATCTCATTATTTCACTGATGTCCCCTATGAGATACTCTTTAAGATCAACCACTTGGTTCAGAATGGGACACTTAGTGGGCCAACACTTGATGACAACTTCTACCGTCTGGTCAGCCCAGGATATGAACGTATTGACCGTATAAAGCGTGCACTTGAAAAGATGTCGTACCTAAAAAAGACTTGTTTGAATCCAACAAATTGGTTATCTGAACAATACAAAAAAATGCGGAGATCACgcgtgttaacatcaccaaacataaCTCTGGATGATGATGGGTTGGTATATGTTTACAGAGTGCAAATTACCCCTGCAAAAGTGTACTTTTATGGTCCTGAGATTAACGTCTCGAATCGTGTTGTGCGGAATTATGCTGCTGATTTGGATAACTTCCTTCGGATTTCGTTTGTTGATGAGGACTGTGAGAAGCTCCGTTCAACTGATTTATCACAACGCTCTGCTCCAGGAAATAATACAAGGAGGACTGCTCTTTATAACAGAGTTCTTTCGGTCCTTTCAAATGGCATCACTATCGGTGACAAGCACTTTGACTTTCTGGCATTTTCTTCAAGCCAGCTCCGAGATAACTCTGCATGGATGTTTGCTTCTCGGCCAGGGTTATCTGCCAGTGACATCAGGGAGTGGATGGGGAACTTCCGTAATATTAGAAATGTGGCAAAGTATGCTGCCAGGCTTGGTCAGTCATTTAGTTCCTCAACAGAGACTTTGAAAGTGCATAAGTATGAGGTGAAAGAAGCTCCAGATGTAACAAATGGTACAGAGTATGTATTCTCGGATGGAATTGGAACCATTTCAGCAGATTTTGCAGATGAAGTGTCTAAGAAGTGCAACTTGACCCGCTTTACTCCCTCCGCTTTCCAAATAAGATATGGAGGTTACAAAGGTGTTGTTGCTATTGATCCAACATCACAGTGGAAATTATCTTTAAGAAAAAGTATGTCAAAGTTTCAGTCAGATAACATCACCCTAGATGTCCTTGCATACAGCAAATACCAGCCATGTTTCCTGAACCGGCAGTTAATCACTCTTCTTTCGACACTCGGAGTCATAGATAGCATATTTGAACTGAAACAACAAGAAGCTGTGCAGCAGTTGAACAGAATGGTAGCTGAACCACAAGCTGCTATTGATGCAATTGAGCTTATGCCCATGGGAGAAATTACCAACATTGTTAAAGAGTTGTTGTTATGTGGCTACCGGCCTGATGTTGAACCATATGTTTCTATGCTTCTACAAACCTTTAGAGCATCCAAGCTGCTAGAATTGAAAACGAGGTCAAGGATATTTGTCCCAAAAGGACGAGCAATGATGGGATGCCTGGATGAAACCCGCACACTGAAGTACGGACAGGTATTCATTCAAGCTTCTAATAGTGCAGATGACCGTGGAAAGTCTGTCGTAACTGGAAAAGTTATCGTTGCCAAAAACCCTTGCATCCACCCTGGTGATATCCGTATTCTCCAGGCTGTTCATAGTCCTCTTCTGGGCCACATGGTTAACTGTGTTGTCTTTCCACAGCTGGGGCCAAG GCCTCATCCTAATGAATGTTCAGGGAGTGATCTTGATGGGGACATCTATTTTGTTTCATGGGACCCAGATCTCATTCCAACTCGTATGGTGGCGCCTATGGACTATACTCCAGCACCAACAGAAACATTAGATCATGATGTTATGATTGAG GAAGTACATGAGTATTTCACAAATTACATAGTTAATGAGAGTCTGGGAATCATTGCCAATGCACACGTAGTCTTTGCGGATAGGCAAAGCTTGAAGGCTGAAAGTACACAATGCATTAAGCTGGCAGAGCTCTTCTCCATTGCTGTTGATTACCCAAAGACAGGAGTGCCGGCTCAAATTCCGCATGAACTACATGTGAAGGAGTATCCAGATTTTATGGAGAAGCTCGACAGGGCTACCTATGTATCCGAGGGAGTAATAGGGAAGCTCTACCGGGAAATTAAGAAGCAGAACCCTCACATTAGACACTTCACAAAGGATGTGGCAACGCTGTCTTATGACACTGATTTAATAGTTGATGGCTACCAAGACTACATTACCGAAGCTGTGTGGTTCAAGGAAGAGTATGACTTCAAGTTGGGTAATCTGATGGAGCACTACGGAATAAATAGCGAGGCTGAGATAATAAGTGGATGCATCCTTAAGATGGCAAAGAATTTTACCAAGAAGAGTGACGCCGATGCTATCAGACTGGCGGTGAAATCTTTGCGGAAGGAAGCAAGGTCATGGTTCAGTGAGATGGGTTCAGATGAGAGCGGAGATGGCCACAAGGCCTTGGTCGCCAAGGCATCCGCTTGGTATCATGTTACCTATCACCCACAGTACTGGGGTTGTTACAATGAAGGATATGATCACCGGCCACACCTCATCAGTTTTCCATGGTGTGTCTATGACAAGCTGATTCTCATCAAGCAGAAGAAGAACATTGCCAGGAAGATGCTCGATCTCCAGAACAGAATGAGACGGAACACAATATTGGGCTGA
- the LOC123401199 gene encoding MACPF domain-containing protein At1g14780-like, whose protein sequence is MAVAAAEKAVRCLGLGFDMTCDLRLKFCKDSAGCVVARSPGETAPAAVPGIGVVRDMPADVKCGKGDRVRFKSDALEFNKMSEVLNQRSGVEGKIPSGQFNACFDLDSGSWAQDASSTKCLAMDGYFISLCDLRLDRRPLALAAHVLRDVPAAWDPAAIASFIDKYGTHVVVGLSMGGQDVVYVRQHASSPLSPSEVRGHLDRLGDQLFSGACAVPPPHAKSRSKLTKTPEAFNVFDAQVAQQRLQGVTTLVSSKEGVTVIYSKRGGNTTVSSHAEWLPTVPAAPDVINAKLVPITSLLRGVAGTGFLSHAINLYLRYKPPLADLRYFLDFQHHRMWAPVLGELPLGPCSNRQGSGPAMHFSLLGSKLYVSSSQVVVSNLPVTGMRLHLEGKKNNRLGIHLQHLSATPTFIAAVQAQADMAPAWRGSESVTDDHRYYEPVQWRTYAHVCTAPVKYDPRWHRSGDDGSRAAYVVTGAQLHVMAHDSTTVLHLRLLYSELPGYAVVQSRWGRGTARRASGKWSSSSFLSMPFSGSSSSSSSGGGQKRGPPLVVANINSGVFAGGPPVPVGAQKLLKFVDTSQVTMGPHDSPGYWLATGARLDVDKGKISLHVKFSLLAPSPS, encoded by the exons ATGGCcgtggcggcggcggagaaggCGGTGCGGTGCCTGGGGCTCGGGTTCGACATGACGTGCGACCTCAGGCTCAAGTTCTGCAAGGACTCCGCCGGCTGCGTGGTCGCCAGGAGCCCCGGCGAGACGGCCCCCGCCGCCGTGCCGGGCATCGGCGTGGTCCGCGACATGCCCGCCGACGTCAAGTGCGGCAAGGGCGACCGCGTCCGCTTCAAGTCCGACGCGCTCGAGTTCAACAAG ATGTCGGAGGTGTTGAACCAGCGGAGCGGGGTGGAGGGGAAGATCCCGTCGGGGCAGTTCAACGCGTGCTTCGACCTGGACAGCGGGTCGTGGGCGCAGGACGCGTCGTCCACCAAGTGCCTCGCCATGGACGGCTACTTCATCTCCCTCTGCGACCTCCGCCTCGACCGCCGCCCGCTCGCCCTCGCCGCCCACGTCCTCCGCGACGTCCCCGCCGCCTGGGACCCCGCCGCCATCGCAAG CTTCATCGACAAGTACGGGACACACGTGGTGGTGGGGCTGAGCATGGGCGGGCAGGACGTGGTGTACGTGAGGCAGCACGCGTCGTCGCCGCTGTCGCCGTCGGAGGTCAGGGGCCATCTCGACCGGCTCGGCGACCAGCTCTTCTCCGGCGCCTGCGCCGTGCCGCCTCCCCACGCCAAGTCCAGGTCCAAGCTCACCAAGACGCCGGAGGCCTTCAACGTGTTCGACGCGCAGGTGGCGCAGCAGCGGCTGCAGGGGGTCACCACCCTCGTCTCATCCAAGGAG GGAGTGACGGTGATATACTCGAAGCGGGGAGGGAACACGACGGTGAGCAGCCACGCCGAGTGGCTGCCGACGGTGCCGGCGGCGCCCGACGTGATCAACGCCAAGCTCGTGCCCATCACCTCGCTGCTCAGGGGCGTCGCCGGCACCGGCTTCCTCTCCCACGCCATCAACCTCTACCTCAGAT ATAAGCCGCCGTTGGCTGACCTGAGGTACTTCCTGGATTTCCAGCATCACAGAATGTGGGCCCCGGTGCTCGGCGAGCTGCCCCTCGGCCCATGCTCCAACCGCCAGGGCTCCGGCCCGGCCATGCATTTCAGCCTGCTCGGCTCTAAGCTCTACGTCAGCTCCAGTCAG GTGGTCGTGTCCAATTTGCCGGTCACAGGGATGAGGCTGCACCTCGAGGGCAAGAAGAACAACCG GCTAGGCATCCACCTGCAGCACCTGTCGGCCACCCCGACGTTCATCGCCGCCGTGCAGGCGCAGGCCGACATGGCGCCGGCGTGGCGGGGCTCCGAGTCGGTCACCGACGACCACCGCTACTACGAGCCGGTGCAGTGGCGGACGTACGCGCACGTCTGCACCGCGCCGGTCAAGTACGACCCGCGGTGGCACCGCTCCGGCGACGACGGGAGCCGCGCCGCCTACGTCGTGACCGGCGCGCAGCTGCACGTCATGGCGCACGACTCAACCACCGTGCTGCACCTCCGGCTGCTCTACTCGGAGCTCCCCGGCTACGCCGTCGTGCAGTCCAGGTGGGGGCGCGGTACGGCGAGGAGGGCGTCGGGGAAGTGGTCGTCGTCGAGCTTCCTGTCCATGCCCTTCTCggggtcctcctcgtcgtcgtcgtccggcgGCGGGCAGAAGCGGGGGCCGCCGCTGGTGGTGGCCAACATCAACTCCGGCGTGTTCGCGGGCGGCCCGCCCGTGCCCGTGGGCGCGCAGAAGCTGCTCAAGTTCGTGGACACCTCGCAGGTGACCATGGGCCCGCACGACAGCCCCGGGTACTGGCTCGCCACCGGCGCCAGGCTCGACGTCGACAAGGGCAAGATCTCGCTGCACGTCAAGTTCTCCCTGCTCGCCCCGTCTCCTTCCTGA
- the LOC123401718 gene encoding dihydropyrimidine dehydrogenase (NADP(+)), chloroplastic: MESLTLRASPSTASPLLRLPGRRRAASVRVSASASSGAGEPDLSVTVNGLKMPNPFVIGSGPPGTNYTVMKRAFDEGWGGVIAKTVSLDAGKVINVTPRYARLRADPNGSTKSPIIGWQNIELISDRPLETMLNEFKQLKKEYPDRILIGSIMEEYNKAAWHELIERVEESGVDALEINFSCPHGMPERKMGAAVGQDCALLEEVSGWINEKATVPVWSKMTPNITDITQPSRIALKSGSEGIAAINTIMSVMGIDLKTLRPEPCVEGYSTPGGYSARAVHPIALAKVMQIARLIKEEFPEGRSLSAIGGVETGNDAAEFILLGADTVQVCTGVMMHGYGLVKKLCTELQDFMRMHDFSSIEDFRGASLPYFTTHTDLVQRQKEAIKQRKAIRMGLQSDKDWTGDGFVKETESMVSN, from the exons ATGGAGTCGCTGACTCTGCGCGCCTCGCCGTCGACCGCCTCGCCGCTGCTCCGGCTGCCGGGCCGGAGGCGTGCGGCGTCCGTCCGcgtctccgcctccgcctcctccggcgccggCGAGCCGGACCTCTCCGTGACCGTGAACGGGCTGAAGATGCCCAACCCGTTCGTGATCGGCTCAGGCCCCCCCGGCACCAACTACACCGTCATGAAGCGCGCCTTCGACGAGGGCTGGGGCGGCGTCATCGCCAAGACC GTGTCCTTGGATGCTGGAAAAGTTATCAATGTAACTCCTCGCTATGCTCGGCTCAGGGCGGATCCTAATGGATCTACCAAGAGTCCTATCATTGGATGGCAAAACATTGAACTTATCAGTGATCGACCTCTCGAGACAATGCTTAACGAGTTCAAGCAACTGAAGAAGGAATACCCTGATAGGATACTCATTGGCTCAATAATGGAGGAATACAACAAAGCTGCATGGCATGAGCTTATTGAACGTGTTGAGGAATCCGGAGTG GACGCTCTTGAGATAAATTTCTCATGCCCACATGGCATGCCTGAGCGAAAAATGGGTGCCGCTGTTGGACAGGATTGTGCCTTGTTAGAGGAGGTTTCTGGTTGGATAAATGAGAAGGCCACTGTGCCTGTTTGGTCTAAGATGACTCCTAACATTACAGATATTACACAG CCTTCAAGGATTGCTCTTAAGTCAGGGTCTGAAGGAATTGCCGCTATCAACACAATTATGAGTGTGATGGGAATTGATCTCAAAACTTTGCGCCCAGAACCTTGTGTGGAGGG GTACTCTACACCTGGGGGATATTCTGCGAGAGCTGTGCACCCTATAGCACTTGCGAAAGTCATGCAGATAGCAAGACTGATCAAAGAGGAATTTCCTGAAGGTCGGTCTCTCTCCGCCATTGGCGGTGTTGAAACCGGCAATGATGCTGCTGAGTTTATTCTACTTGGCGCAGATACCGTACAG GTATGTACAGGTGTAATGATGCATGGTTATGGCCTTGTGAAGAAGCTCTGTACAGAGTTGCAGGATTTTATGAGAATGCACGACTTTTCATCAATTGAAGATTTCCGAGG GGCGTCTCTCCCCTACTTCACGACGCACACGGACCTGGTGCAGCGGCAGAAGGAGGCGATCAAGCAGCGCAAGGCCATCAGGATGGGCCTGCAGTCGGACAAGGACTGGACCGGCGACGGGTTCGTCAAGGAGACGGAGAGCATGGTCTCCAACTGA